AATTAGGAACTGTTGTTTTTGATAAATTGCAATCTAACTCAGGAGGATATCAAAACATTGATGCAAAAGGCTATAAATTCTTGCTCAATTATCGAACGCCTAAAAAAATTGCACAGACTGTGACATTAATGCAGGTTTTAAAGGGCAATTATAAACCTGAATGGGTTCAGGATAAAATTGTTTTAATCGGAACGAATTCCTATAGTGTGAAAGACAGCTTTTTAACTCCCTATCACAACAGAAATATTCAATTTCAGGAAATGCCTGGAGTGGTGGTTCATGGTCAGATGGTCAGTCATATTCTGAGTGCTGTTTTAGATGGAAAACCTCTGTTTAGATTTTGGTCAGAACCTGGGGAATGGTTATGGATAATCATCTGGGGAATTTTAGGAAGTTATTGGGGATTGAAAATTAAGCATCCATTAATTTTAATTGCAGGTAATTTTATGGGATTCATCATTTTATTTGGAGTCAGTTATGAGTTATTTTTACAACTTTTTTGGATACCTGTTGCTGCTCCGGGTTTAGCCTTTATTTTAACTTTTAGCGTCACAGTTATTTATCAAGATTGGGAATTTCAACAGCAGCAAAAAATCGTTATGAAGCTATTAGGGCAACAAACTTCATTAGAAATTGCTAATGCCTTATGGAATGAGCGATCGCATTTAATTAATTTAGGGTTTTTACCGCCCCAAACTTTAACAGCAACTATTCTATTTACAGATTTAAAAAATTTTAGTACCATTGCAGAAAAACACTCCTCAGAAGCCTTAATGAATTGGTTAAATCAATATCTGAGTTTGATGACAGATATTGTCTTAAATCATCAGGGAATTGTGAGTAAATTTACTGGGGATGGATTAATGGCTGTATTTGGAGTTCCTGTCCCTCGAACCCATTTAAAAGATATTGCTAAAGATGCGGAAAATGCTGTTGATTGTGCTTTAGAAATGGGTCAATGTTTATCCGAATTAAACCAAAAATGGCAACAACAAAAATTACCTGTGGTGGGAATGCGAATCGGGATTTATACTGGGACTGTCACCGTCGGCAGTTTAGGGGGAAAAAATCGCTTAGAATATGGGGTAATTGGGGATAGTGTTAATATTGCTTCCCGTTTAGAAAGTTGTGAGAAAGACCGTCATGTTGGAGAATGCCGAATTTTGACGACAAAAGAAACGTTAATTTACTTACCGAAAAAATACAATGTAGAATCTTGGGGAGAGTTAACTTTGAAGGGAAAGGAAAAACCTGTTGAAGTTTATCAAGTGTTAGGGCTAAAATAAAATTGTTTTTCAGATAAAAATCAAAATTTTCTTGGAGAGAAGGTGCAATGGTAAAATTATTATTCTCGATTCCATTAAGTTTAAAAATTTTAATATTAAGTTTAGGGTTCTGGGTGATTCCTGTTCCCA
This sequence is a window from Planktothrix tepida PCC 9214. Protein-coding genes within it:
- a CDS encoding CHASE2 domain-containing protein, with amino-acid sequence MSKYLNKILSLQGVIFSGITLITLFSIRQIGGLQPLELKAYDLMMRSRSDPGVDSRLLIVEITETDIQMIKQWPIPDGILAQVLAKLQQHKPRAIGIDIYRDIAVPPGHSELVQKLQKPNIIGVTFMGNQWVSSISPPPTLPDEQVGFLNIPIDPDGVVRRQLIFAKDKKTILTAFSLQLALLYLKGEGIFPKLNPKGQYQLGTVVFDKLQSNSGGYQNIDAKGYKFLLNYRTPKKIAQTVTLMQVLKGNYKPEWVQDKIVLIGTNSYSVKDSFLTPYHNRNIQFQEMPGVVVHGQMVSHILSAVLDGKPLFRFWSEPGEWLWIIIWGILGSYWGLKIKHPLILIAGNFMGFIILFGVSYELFLQLFWIPVAAPGLAFILTFSVTVIYQDWEFQQQQKIVMKLLGQQTSLEIANALWNERSHLINLGFLPPQTLTATILFTDLKNFSTIAEKHSSEALMNWLNQYLSLMTDIVLNHQGIVSKFTGDGLMAVFGVPVPRTHLKDIAKDAENAVDCALEMGQCLSELNQKWQQQKLPVVGMRIGIYTGTVTVGSLGGKNRLEYGVIGDSVNIASRLESCEKDRHVGECRILTTKETLIYLPKKYNVESWGELTLKGKEKPVEVYQVLGLK